The following proteins are co-located in the Citrobacter freundii ATCC 8090 = MTCC 1658 = NBRC 12681 genome:
- the xylB gene encoding xylulokinase, producing MYIGIDLGTSGVKAILLNEQGDVVASHTEKLTVSRPHPLWSEQDPEQWWSATDRALKALGQQHSLREVKALGIAGQMHGATLLDEQQKVLRPAILWNDGRCGEECVMLENQVPQSRAITGNLMMPGFTAPKLLWVQRHEPEMFNQIDKVLLPKDYLRLRMTGDFASDMSDAAGTMWLDVAKRDWSDVMLAACKLTRAHMPALYEGSEITGTLLPDVAKAWGIQEIAVVAGGGDNAAGAVGVGMMNAGQAMLSLGTSGVYFAVSDGFLSKPESAVHSFCHALPERWHLMSVMLSAASCLDWAAKLTGLASVPALIDAAQQADEHAEPVWFLPYLSGERTPHNNPQAKGVFFGLTHQHGPAELARAVLEGVGFALADGMDVVHACGVLPASITLIGGGARSEYWRQMLSDISGLQLDYRTGGDVGPALGAARLAQIAMNPQRPLSDLLPQLTLEQAHYPDAGRHALYQQRRETFRRIYQQLQPLMS from the coding sequence ATGTATATCGGGATAGATCTTGGCACATCAGGCGTAAAGGCCATCCTGCTCAACGAGCAGGGGGATGTGGTCGCTTCGCACACGGAGAAACTCACCGTCTCGCGCCCGCATCCGTTATGGTCTGAACAAGACCCTGAGCAGTGGTGGTCGGCAACGGATCGGGCTTTGAAAGCGCTGGGTCAGCAGCATTCGCTTCGCGAGGTGAAAGCGTTGGGGATTGCCGGACAGATGCACGGCGCGACGCTACTGGATGAGCAACAGAAGGTATTGCGTCCGGCTATTCTGTGGAACGATGGTCGCTGTGGTGAAGAGTGCGTGATGCTGGAGAATCAGGTTCCGCAGTCTCGTGCGATCACCGGCAACCTGATGATGCCTGGCTTTACCGCGCCAAAACTGCTGTGGGTGCAACGCCATGAGCCGGAAATGTTCAACCAGATTGATAAAGTCCTGCTGCCGAAAGATTACCTGCGTTTGCGCATGACCGGTGATTTTGCCAGCGATATGTCTGATGCGGCAGGGACAATGTGGCTGGATGTCGCGAAGCGTGACTGGAGCGATGTCATGCTGGCTGCTTGTAAACTGACTCGCGCACATATGCCTGCGCTCTATGAAGGCAGCGAGATTACCGGAACCTTGTTGCCAGATGTCGCTAAAGCCTGGGGAATTCAGGAGATTGCGGTTGTTGCCGGAGGTGGTGATAACGCGGCGGGAGCGGTTGGCGTAGGCATGATGAATGCCGGTCAGGCGATGCTTTCGCTGGGGACGTCCGGTGTCTATTTTGCGGTGAGTGATGGTTTCCTTAGCAAACCGGAAAGTGCGGTTCACAGTTTTTGCCATGCTTTGCCTGAGCGATGGCATCTGATGTCTGTGATGTTAAGTGCGGCATCGTGTCTGGACTGGGCGGCAAAATTAACCGGACTGGCGAGCGTTCCTGCATTGATTGACGCTGCGCAGCAGGCCGATGAACACGCGGAGCCGGTCTGGTTTTTACCTTATCTTTCCGGTGAACGTACGCCGCATAACAATCCGCAGGCCAAGGGCGTATTTTTCGGTCTGACGCATCAGCATGGTCCGGCAGAACTGGCGCGGGCGGTGCTGGAAGGTGTGGGGTTTGCGCTGGCTGACGGTATGGACGTGGTACATGCCTGCGGCGTGCTGCCCGCCAGCATTACGTTGATTGGCGGCGGGGCGCGCAGTGAATACTGGCGTCAGATGCTATCTGACATCAGCGGATTGCAGCTGGATTATCGTACCGGCGGTGATGTCGGCCCTGCACTTGGTGCGGCGCGACTGGCGCAAATTGCCATGAATCCGCAGCGGCCTTTATCAGACCTTCTGCCTCAGCTTACGCTGGAACAAGCGCATTATCCTGACGCCGGGCGCCACGCGCTTTACCAACAACGTCGGGAAACCTTCCGCCGAATCTACCAGCAGTTGCAACCGCTGATGTCCTGA
- the yiaB gene encoding inner membrane protein YiaB: MKTTRLLPWILFLSGALIYVIGLWQACPLLSGKGYFLGVLMTGMFVAYVYQRAVNLNQSDERFASVCQMVTLITAGLLLVGVWNAPLSPLEKGLYPVAFIVCLLGQVLLLRLQNMGD; the protein is encoded by the coding sequence ATGAAGACGACAAGGCTGTTGCCATGGATATTATTCCTGTCTGGCGCACTGATTTACGTTATTGGCTTATGGCAGGCATGCCCGTTATTGAGTGGCAAAGGCTATTTTCTGGGCGTGCTAATGACAGGGATGTTTGTGGCGTATGTTTATCAGCGTGCAGTGAATCTCAATCAGAGCGACGAACGCTTCGCCTCTGTATGTCAAATGGTCACACTCATCACGGCAGGATTGCTGCTGGTGGGTGTATGGAATGCCCCGTTATCTCCCCTCGAAAAAGGGCTGTACCCGGTGGCATTCATCGTATGTTTACTGGGGCAAGTTTTGTTGCTACGTCTGCAAAATATGGGGGATTAA